A genomic region of Oncorhynchus mykiss isolate Arlee chromosome 2, USDA_OmykA_1.1, whole genome shotgun sequence contains the following coding sequences:
- the LOC118942938 gene encoding uncharacterized protein LOC118942938, with protein sequence MEMAERAETEYTESDTFCDSPRRGKTKKSKKDKCLKKNKTHRTELKDTGIEEKKKTKKAKGNRKKKKKGKVALGLQDSYFIFEGNSAPNSPIKPIKSRGKSTVKFAVKHYIKKQEPLPVVSDLVKVPKKKAQRKKKVAFDLFPDYIQAKQPEVVKCCTSTTKDTFPWESPKSDNESNFSGTYQCREGQEQGTEYGKGQTNSQSTAEDANSEDLFITQKKFRVLTSSDHSSSGGTGEANTTKLARHTKSLIEPKEEPLLWKSTSETATQTENFFTSEISTFLRFHQSCGATECSEQPTDLSLPNRTRAEMGIHPPSQRKANEEETSPPLGQKSDTTSSEENDPFWRCKSQVKAVQMRLNESFFFKMKGEGQSPRPQSPLMKLTQACGRKKTKK encoded by the coding sequence ATGGAGATGGCTGAAAGAGCAGAGACAGAGTACACAGAATCTGACACATTTTGTGATTCACCCAGGAGAGGAAAAACCAAAAAATCAAAGAAAGACAAATGTCTAAAAAAGAACAAAACACACAGGACAGAGTTGAAAGACACTGGTATTGAAGAGAAAAAGAAAACCAAAAAGGCCAAAGGTAAcaggaagaagaaaaagaagggaAAAGTAGCCCTGGGATTACAAGATAGCTATTTTATTTTTGAGGGAAACAGTGCACCAAACTCTCCAATAAAGCCAATTAAGTCTAGGGGGAAGTCCACTGTAAAATTTGCTGTAAAACATTACATTAAGAAACAGGAACCTTTGCCGGTGGTTAGTGACTTAGTGAAGGTACCCAAGAAGAAGGCCCAGAGAAAAAAGAAAGTTGCATTTGATTTATTCCCTGATTACATACAAGCAAAACAGCCAGAAGTAGTCAAGTGTTGCACCTCAACAACCAAAGATACTTTTCCCTGGGAAAGCCCCAAGAGTGACAATGAAAGCAACTTTTCTGGGACTTATCAGTGTAGAGAGGGGCAAGAACAGGGAACAGAGTATGGAAAGGGACAAACCAACTCGCAAAGTACTGCTGAAGATGCCAACAGTGAGGACCTGTTCATAACTCAGAAGAAATTCAGAGTACTAACATCTTCAGATCACTCCAGCAGTGGAGGCACTGGTGAAGCCAACACCACAAAATTGGCCAGGCATACCAAGTCACTCATAGAGCCAAAAGAGGAGCCACTGCTCTGGAAGTCAACATCTGAGACAGCCACTCAAACAGAGAACTTCTTTACCTCAGAGATCTCCACATTCCTCAGGTTTCACCAGTCGTGTGGAGCTACCGAGTGCTCAGAGCAACCTACTGACCTGTCTCTCCCTAACAGGACGAGGGCAGAGATGGGCATACATCCCCCATCTCAAAGAAAAGCCAATGAAGAGGAAACAAGCCCCCCACTTGGCCAAAAGTCAGACACAACGTCAAGTGAGGAGAATGACCCATTCTGGCGGTGCAAGAGTCAAGTTAAGGcagttcagatgagactgaatgaaTCTTTCTTCTTTAAGATGAAGGGCGAGGGACAGTCCCCAAGACCACAATCTCCCTTGATGAAACTTACACAGGCCTGTGGTAGGAAGAAAACAAAAAAGTAA
- the zgc:162634 gene encoding phosphatidylinositol N-acetylglucosaminyltransferase subunit Y: MLSLSTLTVLVPIVSLFGLFYSATVDDNFPQGCTSTSSVCFYSLLLPVTIPVYVFFHLWKWIGIKLFRHN, translated from the coding sequence ATgttatctctctctaccctcacagtACTGGTTCCTATAGTCTCCCTATTTGGACTTTTCTATTCTGCAACTGTGGATGATAATTTCCCTCAGGGATGTACAAGCACTAGCAGTGTGTGTTTCTACAGTCTTCTGTTACCAGTCACCATCCCAGTCTATGTGTTTTTTCATCTATGGAAGTGGATTGGAATCAAGCTATTCAGGCACAATTAG